TCTGCTCGATTCGGACTCGAAAAAAGAAATTTAAGATGTATCGATGCCGGATTCCTCAACAATGCGCGGTTACCGGACAGGTAGCCCATGTTGTCTAAAACGTCGTTAAGTAAACGCCAGATATAGCGAGATAAATATGAACGCCCCGAGCTTTAAAGCCCCCCCTAAGCTGACAAACCAACACGGCGAACCGCGCAAAGTGGGCATCGAAATCGAGATGTCCGGCATCGAGCTGTCCATGATCGTCTGTCAGATCAACATTGCCTTTGGCGGGCGCATCAAAGAAACGTCCCGCTATGAATTCGCCGTCGAGGCCACCCGTCTGGGCGATTTCAAGATAGAACTGGATTCCCGGCAACTCAGGCTTCTGGAAAAGCAAAAACTGGCCAATCCGGATCTTCAGGCAGAGCCCATCCCCGATCTGGAAATGTATACCAAGGATATGTTGGCGGCCTTATCGAAAAATCTGGTGCCCTGCGAGTTGGTGGCGCCGCCGCTGCCGATTGACAGTTTGCATGAATTAAACACAGTCATGGAATTGTTGCGCCAGCACGGCGCAAAGGGCACCCGAACTTCGCTGTTTTACGCCTTCGGCGTTCACCTGAACCCGGAATTGCCGGATTTACAAGCGGTTACGCTGTTAAATTACCTTAAAGCCTTTATTTGTTTGCAGGATTGGCTGGTTAAAGCCGAACAGGTGGACTTAACGCGTAAACTGTCACCTTTTATCGACGATTTTCCTAAAGCCTACAAACAGTTGATATTGCAGCCTTCTTATCAACCGGCAATCGAGCAGCTCGTCGCCGATTATCTGCAGCATAACCCGACCCGGAACAGAATCATGGACATGTTGCCGGTATTTGCCTATTTGGATGAGGCGCCCATCAAACAGGCTTTGGGCGAAGAGAAACTCAATAAGCGGCCCACGCTTCACTATCGTTTACCGAATTCGGATATCGATAATCCCGAATGGGGGCTGGAGCAATGTTGGAACAATTGGTTGGCCGTCGAAAAACTGGCTAATGACCCCGACCGCCTGGCGCGAGTGAGTTCGGCCTATCTACAGACACAAACCCCACAGTTACCGGAGATGCTTAAACCATGGATCGACAGTCTGAAAGAGTTAATGGCCGACCAGTAATAGCGGTTACGGGGCCGGACACACGCTATCCTATAGCGTGGTGGGCAACGCGCTTGGCAGTTTTTTTGGCTGGCGGCACCGCAGTCAGATTAACGCCGTTGACGTATAGACAGCACCGCAAAGAGCGTTTTCAGGGGGTTATTATCGGCGGCGGCAGCGATATCGATCCTAAGTTATACGGTGGCGACGATACCGGTGCCAGCCGTAAAGACCCGGAACGGGATGCGTTCGAAATCGAGATGATAGAGTATGCCTTAGCTCGAAAACTGCCGGTCTTGGGTATTTGCCGGGGTGCGCAATTGATCAACGTTGTGTTGGGCGGGACCTTATACAACGACATTCGCGGTTTGCGGCGGCGTACTTCCAACAGGCGCACGCCCTTGCCCAGAAAAACCGCGTTGATTAAAGCCGGAACGCAGTTATCGCAAATTCTGGGTGCCGAAAAATGCCGTATCAATAGCCTGCATCATCAGGCAATTCATACGCTAGGGAGAGACTTGGCCGCTTCGGCGCATGATCTGGATAGCTTCATACAGGCTATCGAATCGACGCGAGACAGCTATATTATGGGTGTGCAATGGCATCCGGAATACCTTAGTTACCTGTCCAAACAACGGCATTTGCTGAACTCTTTTATACAAGCCGCCGCGCGCAACTCACCCCGAAAACTCAATGACTGAATTGACCCTGATATTTTTTACCGCTTTTTTGGCGGCGACCTTATTGCCGTTTTACTCGGAAATTCTGGTTGTGACGGCGTTTTTAGACAAGCCGGAAACCTGGTTTGCGATATGGATAGTCGCCTCAATCGGTAACAGTCTCGGTTCGGCCGTCAATTGGCTGCTGGGCCGGTATTTATTGCACTACCAGGATAGAAAATGGTTTCCGTTCAAACCGGATCAAATGGAACGTGCTCAGACGTGGTTTCAAAAATACGGTGTCTGGTCTTTGTTGTTGGCGTGGGCGCCGGTCGGCGGCGATCCGCTGACGTTTATCGCCGGCACCATGCGCGTCCGATTCTGGTTATTCTTTAGCTTGACGTTTATCGGTAAAAGCGCCCGTTATCTTTTCGTGCTTTATGTGACGAAGATGACGATGATGTGATGAGCGATAACCGCCAGCCGCTGTCTTGCGGGCTTGTCCGCGGGCATCCGCGCTGGGACAAGCGCGGCAGCATCAAATCTGAAATCCGTCCCTGCCGTTTTAACCTGGCGAGCCGGATCGGGCGCTGAACCCGATCCGGCAGCCGGCTAAGCCTTGCGGCGGGAAACGCCCAAAAATCCCAGCAAAACCGATCCGAATAGCCAAACAGCGCCCGGCACCGGCACGGCCGAGACTTTATACAGCGAAGTCGTTTCGCTGACTTCGTTGGCTACCGCCAAGAAGCTGCCGTCGGCATTGGAGAAGAAGTTCAAACCTTCGGGGCCGATGTTGCCGGCGGTGAAGATCATGTCCAGAAATTTGATATCGTTAAGATCGGTCAAATCCCAGGTCATGATGGCATTGGAGCGTTCCAGGCCCAAAAACAACAGGTCACGGCCGTTGACCTTGCCGATCACGGCGCTTTCCGGTTCCGGGCCTTTGTTATCGCTGCGGCCGTCATCCCACAGAGACGGGAATTGCGCGGCAATGATTTGTTCCAATTGGTCGCCGGAATCGAATACTTGGTTGCCGGCCGCATCCAGAATCGAGAATGAACGGCCGCCGAACGCCTGCAATTGGTCCAAGTCGCCGTCGCCGTCCAGGTCGCCGCTCATCGAGACAGTCAGCCGGCTCAATTTGTCGTTGTTGGTTTGCCAGTCGGCGCCGTGAGCCGCAGTCATGGCGTCGTTTAACACCGAATCGATGACGGCGTTGCCAACTCGTACTTCTTCTTCTCCGCCCGGCCAGTCGTCGCGGGAGTCGCCCTCGTTGGCGGTAACGTAATACTGGCTGCCGTTTTTGTTGAAACTGGCGATACCGTCCGGCATATACATACCTTGCACGTTCCAATTTTGAATGTTGCCAATCAATGCCGCATTGCCTGCGCCGTCCCGGTCGGAGGCGTCGAAGCCGTTACCAGGCAGGCTATGGTCTTTCAATCCCAAGGCTTTGATGTCGGTAACGGTGGCGCTGGCGATGTCGACGATGGCTACCGAGTTGGCTTCCTGCAGCGTCACCATGGCGCTGGTGCCGTCTTGGCTAACGGCGATATATTCCGGTTCCAGGTCTTGCGCCACGCTGGCGTTCGGTCCGGTCAGGCGCACGCCGGCTGCTTTCAGATCCGCCGCCTGGCTGTTGAAAGCTTCGAAGCCGGCGGTTTGCACCGCGTAAGTCGCCGTATCGATGATACTGACGGAACCAAGCGGGTCACCGCTTGGGCCGATCAAATAGCTACTCGGTTCGCCTTCGTTGGCGACCAGTAATTTCCCGCCGTTTGGCGTAAAGGTCACCGCATCCGGGTTGGCGCCGACTGTTACGTCACGCAATACA
This sequence is a window from Methylomonas methanica MC09. Protein-coding genes within it:
- a CDS encoding gamma-glutamyl-gamma-aminobutyrate hydrolase family protein; this translates as MAVFLAGGTAVRLTPLTYRQHRKERFQGVIIGGGSDIDPKLYGGDDTGASRKDPERDAFEIEMIEYALARKLPVLGICRGAQLINVVLGGTLYNDIRGLRRRTSNRRTPLPRKTALIKAGTQLSQILGAEKCRINSLHHQAIHTLGRDLAASAHDLDSFIQAIESTRDSYIMGVQWHPEYLSYLSKQRHLLNSFIQAAARNSPRKLND
- a CDS encoding amidoligase family protein, which produces MNAPSFKAPPKLTNQHGEPRKVGIEIEMSGIELSMIVCQINIAFGGRIKETSRYEFAVEATRLGDFKIELDSRQLRLLEKQKLANPDLQAEPIPDLEMYTKDMLAALSKNLVPCELVAPPLPIDSLHELNTVMELLRQHGAKGTRTSLFYAFGVHLNPELPDLQAVTLLNYLKAFICLQDWLVKAEQVDLTRKLSPFIDDFPKAYKQLILQPSYQPAIEQLVADYLQHNPTRNRIMDMLPVFAYLDEAPIKQALGEEKLNKRPTLHYRLPNSDIDNPEWGLEQCWNNWLAVEKLANDPDRLARVSSAYLQTQTPQLPEMLKPWIDSLKELMADQ
- a CDS encoding YqaA family protein, translating into MTELTLIFFTAFLAATLLPFYSEILVVTAFLDKPETWFAIWIVASIGNSLGSAVNWLLGRYLLHYQDRKWFPFKPDQMERAQTWFQKYGVWSLLLAWAPVGGDPLTFIAGTMRVRFWLFFSLTFIGKSARYLFVLYVTKMTMM
- a CDS encoding choice-of-anchor I family protein, which codes for MKRNYLAIAVATVLASGSANAAGGFNWNLEWTFNHTAANGSLAMGSEIVSYDSDNNRLWVVGTDANQANLGLGGIDVLDMSGHLLQSFDMSALGGVNSVAVKNGQAAVALTAPTKTDPGLVRFYDAGTYSVLRDVTVGANPDAVTFTPNGGKLLVANEGEPSSYLIGPSGDPLGSVSIIDTATYAVQTAGFEAFNSQAADLKAAGVRLTGPNASVAQDLEPEYIAVSQDGTSAMVTLQEANSVAIVDIASATVTDIKALGLKDHSLPGNGFDASDRDGAGNAALIGNIQNWNVQGMYMPDGIASFNKNGSQYYVTANEGDSRDDWPGGEEEVRVGNAVIDSVLNDAMTAAHGADWQTNNDKLSRLTVSMSGDLDGDGDLDQLQAFGGRSFSILDAAGNQVFDSGDQLEQIIAAQFPSLWDDGRSDNKGPEPESAVIGKVNGRDLLFLGLERSNAIMTWDLTDLNDIKFLDMIFTAGNIGPEGLNFFSNADGSFLAVANEVSETTSLYKVSAVPVPGAVWLFGSVLLGFLGVSRRKA